The proteins below come from a single Euleptes europaea isolate rEulEur1 chromosome 5, rEulEur1.hap1, whole genome shotgun sequence genomic window:
- the MAB21L4 gene encoding protein mab-21-like 4 → MAAKVPQWQSYLQVILSREGRRVECFQKAENILLVVLERVNAMDPRFLVDYSRNLEALEFALRATEDEVTMEVPLCIDADALLIQECSGEQSDSEKVTHGSYQMPGSCYLAVPKEGNRLEKWTREDVFSMVGSTESSGHIVPGKIFRLLKDLIVAAIVYCKHQFLIKPGELSAERLKEDDMQLPLLISSGWKMICFNIVPVVRRKQNALKFNNNGRDRGFPEGSMWKVTQEADYIPASYYHWRYSTNRPTLKLLQIMSTLKGYCLDSLRLLDQVNHEYWRDEGKNKGLMFHHLKMVLLWATHFFSSPEDWMNLEGSVYRLLVILLCCLVTNNLPHFLYPEQNLFQVEGADLSSLYPRVESFAMNPELFLRFHFARTEHTTHHQTDNGLKALLHLPAEDKAYWDTAFFDMLLNKFQMFEITDRQRVSAMSNILPKTKKMVTDQR, encoded by the exons ATGGCTGCAAAGGTTCCTCAGTGGCAGAGCTATCTTCAAGTGATTCTCTCTCGTGAAGGCCGGAGAGTGGAATGTTTCCAAAAGGCAGAGAACATTCTGCTCGTTGTACTGGAGAGAGTCAATGCCATGGACCCTAGGTTCCTAGTTGATTATTCAAGAAATCTGGAAGCCTTAGAATTTGCGCTCCGTGCCACTGAAGACGAAGTAACTATGGAGGTTCCTTTGTGCATTGATGCTGATGCTCTCCTCATACAGGAGTGTTCAGGTGAACAGAGTGACTCTGAAAAAGTTACTCACGGAAGCTACCAGATGCCAGGCTCTTGCTACTTGGCAGTACCGAAGGAAGGAAATCGGCTGGAAAAGTGGACCAGAGAAGATGTGTTCAGTATGGTAGGCAGCACTGAATCCAGTGGGCACATTGTACCAGGCAAGATCTTCCGACTGCTGAAAGACCTGATTGTGGCTGCCATTGTTTATTGCAAACATCAGTTCCTCATCAAGCCAG gtgaactcagcGCAGAGAGGCTAAAAGAAGATGACATGCAACTTCCATTGCTGATATCCAGTGGCTGGAAAATGATCTGCTTCAACATTGTCCCTGTAGTGAGGAGAAAACAGAATGCTCTGAAGTTCAACAACAATGGGAGAGACAGAGGTTTTCCAGAGGGCAGCATGTGGAAAGTCACTCAGGAGGCTGACTACATCCCTGCCAGTTACTATCACTGGAG ATATTCTACCAATCGTCCCACCCTGAAACTCCTTCAGATTATGAGCACCCTCAAGGGTTACTGCTTGGACAGTCTCCGTCTCCTTGACCAAGTTAACCATGAATACTGGAGAGATGAAGGCAAGAACAAAGGGCTTATGTTTCACCACTTAAAG ATGGTGTTGCTCTGGGCCACTCACTTTTTCTCTTCCCCCGAAGACTGGATGAACCTGGAAGGGTCAGTGTATCGTCTTCTGGTGATTTTGCTTTGCTGTTTAGTGACCAACAATCTCCCACATTTCCTGTATCCTGAACAAAATCTGTTCCAAGTAGAAGGTGCTGACCTGAGTTCATTGTATCCCAGGGTGGAGAGCTTTGCTATGAACCCTGAGCTTTTCCTGAGGTTCCATTTTGCTAGAACAGAACACACAACACACCACCAAACAGATAATGGTCTCAAAGCCTTACTTCACCTCCCAGCTGAAGATAAAGCCTACTGGGACACCGCCTTCTTTGATATGCTGCTTAATAAG tttcAGATGTTTGAGATTACGGACAGACAGCGGGTTTCTGCCATGTCAAACATTCTGCCAAAAACCAAGAAAATGGTGACTGATCAGAGATGA